One window from the genome of Amaranthus tricolor cultivar Red isolate AtriRed21 chromosome 9, ASM2621246v1, whole genome shotgun sequence encodes:
- the LOC130824258 gene encoding probable LRR receptor-like serine/threonine-protein kinase RFK1 isoform X2 produces MGSLTTLSLEANQFTGRIPDELGKLVNLETLMLSSNKLSGSLPHSLAGLINLKDFRINDNSFDGVIPVYIKNWKKLNRLEMHASGLMGPIPSALSSLDGLTELRISDIHGSSQKFPDLSNMTGLERLVLRNCNLAGEIPAYLWKMNKLKMLDVSFNKLVGEIPDDTSAKDLKYIFLTGNMLSGNIHSSLLQDGRNIDLSYNKFTWQDPGQPTCGENMKFNINLYRSSATGANLKGVLPCSKSIECPRYVCSLHVNCGGDDFIAEDDNRMVTYEGDGGVQGGIVTYFRNKENYWGFSSTGDFMDDADLLSIRHITKRPRSNLSDLYTTARISPITLTYFAYCLKNGNYSVKLHFAEIEFTNDRTYNSLGRRVFDIYIQNKLVHKDFNIEDEAHGAQKPAVKFFNTSVSNNVLEIRFNWAGRGTTRIPTRGVYGPLISAISVNPVSGHCSSDRKHKRIIYISVGVFSFILVILALLLLWWKGCLRVGKRNKQYLGGLQLQVGGYTLEQIKTATNNFNPSNKIGEGGFGPVYKGLLPNGIRIAVKQLSSKSKQGNHEFLNEIGMITCLQHPNLVRLLGFCAEGDQLLLVYEYMENNCLARALFGRDQNQIFLDWKMRVNICIGIARGIEFLHEYSTLKIVHRDIKATNVLLDGELNPKISDFGLAKLGENDKTHISTRVAGTIGYMAPEYALWGHLSYKVDVYSFGIVILEIVSGRSNSSYVPNDDFFCLLDWACHLRQSCNYVELVDQRLGCNYDIEEAEKMVNVALLCTNAAASERPIMSEVVSMLEGRMEIPDRVPDFQDYTNDLRFKSVRGIHYTGASK; encoded by the exons ATGGGAAGTCTCACTACCCT GAGTCTCGAGGCCAACCAATTTACAGGCCGAATTCCCGATGAGCTAGGGAAATTAGTCAACTTGGAGACTTT GATGCTGTCCTCGAATAAGTTAAGTGGATCACTGCCTCACTCACTTGCTGGCCTGATAAATTTAAAGGATTT TCGGATTAATGATAATAGCTTTGATGGAGTCATACCcgtttatataaaaaattggaAGAAGCTTAATAGATT GGAAATGCACGCAAGTGGACTTATGGGGCCTATTCCATCTGCATTATCCTCCTTAGATGGACTAACTGAATT GAGAATAAGTGATATCCACGGGTCTAGTCAGAAATTTCCAGATCTGAGCAATATGACTGGCCTAGAAAGACT TGTGCTGAGGAACTGCAACTTAGCTGGAGAGATTCCAGCATACCTTTGGAAGATGAATAAGTTGAAAATGCT TGATGTTAGCTTTAACAAGTTAGTGGGAGAAATTCCAGATGACACAAGTGCGAAGGACCTGAAGTATAT ATTTTTGACGGGCAACATGCTTAGTGGAaacattcattcttctttgttgcAGGATGGAAGGAACAT TGATCTGTCTTACAATAAATTCACATGGCAAGATCCTGGGCAGCCCACTTGTGGTGAAAATAT GAAATTTAACATAAACTTATACCGAAGCTCTGCTACTGGTGCTAACTT AAAGGGAGTGCTTCCTTGCTCAAAGAGCATTGAATGCCCACGAT ATGTCTGTTCTTTACATGTTAATTGTGGTGGAGATGATTTTATAGCCGAAGATGACAACAGAATGGTTACATATGAAGGAGATGGAGGTGTTCAAGGCGGAATAGTCACATATTTCAGGAACAAGGAAAATTACTGGGGATTTAGTTCCACTGGTGATTTCATGGATGATGCTGATTTGTTAAGTATACGGCATATTACGAAGCGGCCTAGAAGTAATTTATCTGATTTATACACGACTGCACGTATTTCCCCAATTACCCTTACGTATTTCGCCTACTGCCTGAAGAATGGTAATTATTCTGTTAAATTGCACTTCGCTGAGATTGAGTTCACAAACGACAGAACGTACAACAGTCTTGGGAGGCGTGTTTTTGATATTTACATCCAG AACAAATTAGTTCACAAGGATTTCAATATTGAAGATGAGGCTCATGGAGCTCAGAAGCCAGCAGTCAAATTTTTTAACACAAGTGTTTCAAATAATGTTTTGGAGATTCGATTTAACTGGGCTGGTAGAGGGACAACAAGAATTCCTACCAGAGGAGTTTATGGGCCTCTCATTTCAGCTATATCTGTCAATCCTG TTTCTGGACACTGCTCGAGTGACAGGAAGCACAAAAGAATTATTTACATCTCTGTTGGAGTCTTCTCGTTTATCTTGGTCATTTTGGCTTTGCTTCTTCTCTGGTGGAAAGGCTGCCTAAGAGTCGGGAAAAGGAATAAACAAT ATCTTGGGGGACTGCAATTACAAGTTGGTGGGTATACATTGGAACAAATCAAAACTGCGACAAATAATTTCAATCCTTCGAACAAAATAGGCGAAGGTGGTTTTGGACCTGTTTATAAG GGTTTATTGCCAAATGGAATTCGTATTGCGGTGAAGCAGCTTTCTTCTAAATCAAAGCAAGGAAATCACGAGTTTCTGAATGAGATTGGCATGATTACTTGTTTGCAGCACCCAAATCTTGTTAGGTTACTCGGATTTTGTGCCGAAGGGGATCAGTTATTGTTGGTATATGAATACATGGAAAACAATTGTCTTGCCCGTGCTTTGTTTG GCCGTGATCAAAATCAGATCTTCCTGGACTGGAAAATGAGAGTTAACATATGTATCGGAATTGCTAGAGGTATAGAGTTTCTTCATGAGTACTCGACTCTCAAGATTGTACATAGGGATATTAAAGCTACAAATGTTCTTCTTGACGGAGAGCTGAATCCAAAAATTTCCGACTTTGGATTGGCTAAGCTtggtgaaaatgataaaacccaTATCAGCACACGCGTGGCAGGAACAAT AGGATATATGGCTCCAGAATATGCATTATGGGGTCACCTAAGCTACAAGGTTGATGTCTATAGTTTCGGAATTGTGATTTTGGAAATCGTCAGCGGAAGGAGCAATAGCAGTTATGTGCCAAATGATGACTTCTTTTGTCTTCTAGATTGG GCATGTCACTTAAGACAGAGTTGTAACTATGTGGAACTAGTTGACCAAAGGTTAGGGTGTAATTACGACATCGAAGAAGCAGAGAAAATGGTGAATGTTGCTCTTCTTTGCACTAATGCTGCCGCCTCAGAAAGGCCTATCATGTCCGAGGTAGTGAGCATGCTCGAAGGCAGAATGGAGATACCAGATCGAGTTCCCGATTTTCAAGATTACACTAACGACCTTAGATTTAAAAGCGTAAGAGGTATCCATTACACCGGTGCATCAAAATAG
- the LOC130824258 gene encoding probable LRR receptor-like serine/threonine-protein kinase RFK1 isoform X3 encodes MMLSSNKLSGSLPHSLAGLINLKDFRINDNSFDGVIPVYIKNWKKLNRLEMHASGLMGPIPSALSSLDGLTELRISDIHGSSQKFPDLSNMTGLERLVLRNCNLAGEIPAYLWKMNKLKMLDVSFNKLVGEIPDDTSAKDLKYIFLTGNMLSGNIHSSLLQDGRNIDLSYNKFTWQDPGQPTCGENMKFNINLYRSSATGANLKGVLPCSKSIECPRYVCSLHVNCGGDDFIAEDDNRMVTYEGDGGVQGGIVTYFRNKENYWGFSSTGDFMDDADLLSIRHITKRPRSNLSDLYTTARISPITLTYFAYCLKNGNYSVKLHFAEIEFTNDRTYNSLGRRVFDIYIQNKLVHKDFNIEDEAHGAQKPAVKFFNTSVSNNVLEIRFNWAGRGTTRIPTRGVYGPLISAISVNPVSGHCSSDRKHKRIIYISVGVFSFILVILALLLLWWKGCLRVGKRNKQYLGGLQLQVGGYTLEQIKTATNNFNPSNKIGEGGFGPVYKGLLPNGIRIAVKQLSSKSKQGNHEFLNEIGMITCLQHPNLVRLLGFCAEGDQLLLVYEYMENNCLARALFGRDQNQIFLDWKMRVNICIGIARGIEFLHEYSTLKIVHRDIKATNVLLDGELNPKISDFGLAKLGENDKTHISTRVAGTIGYMAPEYALWGHLSYKVDVYSFGIVILEIVSGRSNSSYVPNDDFFCLLDWACHLRQSCNYVELVDQRLGCNYDIEEAEKMVNVALLCTNAAASERPIMSEVVSMLEGRMEIPDRVPDFQDYTNDLRFKSVRGIHYTGASK; translated from the exons AT GATGCTGTCCTCGAATAAGTTAAGTGGATCACTGCCTCACTCACTTGCTGGCCTGATAAATTTAAAGGATTT TCGGATTAATGATAATAGCTTTGATGGAGTCATACCcgtttatataaaaaattggaAGAAGCTTAATAGATT GGAAATGCACGCAAGTGGACTTATGGGGCCTATTCCATCTGCATTATCCTCCTTAGATGGACTAACTGAATT GAGAATAAGTGATATCCACGGGTCTAGTCAGAAATTTCCAGATCTGAGCAATATGACTGGCCTAGAAAGACT TGTGCTGAGGAACTGCAACTTAGCTGGAGAGATTCCAGCATACCTTTGGAAGATGAATAAGTTGAAAATGCT TGATGTTAGCTTTAACAAGTTAGTGGGAGAAATTCCAGATGACACAAGTGCGAAGGACCTGAAGTATAT ATTTTTGACGGGCAACATGCTTAGTGGAaacattcattcttctttgttgcAGGATGGAAGGAACAT TGATCTGTCTTACAATAAATTCACATGGCAAGATCCTGGGCAGCCCACTTGTGGTGAAAATAT GAAATTTAACATAAACTTATACCGAAGCTCTGCTACTGGTGCTAACTT AAAGGGAGTGCTTCCTTGCTCAAAGAGCATTGAATGCCCACGAT ATGTCTGTTCTTTACATGTTAATTGTGGTGGAGATGATTTTATAGCCGAAGATGACAACAGAATGGTTACATATGAAGGAGATGGAGGTGTTCAAGGCGGAATAGTCACATATTTCAGGAACAAGGAAAATTACTGGGGATTTAGTTCCACTGGTGATTTCATGGATGATGCTGATTTGTTAAGTATACGGCATATTACGAAGCGGCCTAGAAGTAATTTATCTGATTTATACACGACTGCACGTATTTCCCCAATTACCCTTACGTATTTCGCCTACTGCCTGAAGAATGGTAATTATTCTGTTAAATTGCACTTCGCTGAGATTGAGTTCACAAACGACAGAACGTACAACAGTCTTGGGAGGCGTGTTTTTGATATTTACATCCAG AACAAATTAGTTCACAAGGATTTCAATATTGAAGATGAGGCTCATGGAGCTCAGAAGCCAGCAGTCAAATTTTTTAACACAAGTGTTTCAAATAATGTTTTGGAGATTCGATTTAACTGGGCTGGTAGAGGGACAACAAGAATTCCTACCAGAGGAGTTTATGGGCCTCTCATTTCAGCTATATCTGTCAATCCTG TTTCTGGACACTGCTCGAGTGACAGGAAGCACAAAAGAATTATTTACATCTCTGTTGGAGTCTTCTCGTTTATCTTGGTCATTTTGGCTTTGCTTCTTCTCTGGTGGAAAGGCTGCCTAAGAGTCGGGAAAAGGAATAAACAAT ATCTTGGGGGACTGCAATTACAAGTTGGTGGGTATACATTGGAACAAATCAAAACTGCGACAAATAATTTCAATCCTTCGAACAAAATAGGCGAAGGTGGTTTTGGACCTGTTTATAAG GGTTTATTGCCAAATGGAATTCGTATTGCGGTGAAGCAGCTTTCTTCTAAATCAAAGCAAGGAAATCACGAGTTTCTGAATGAGATTGGCATGATTACTTGTTTGCAGCACCCAAATCTTGTTAGGTTACTCGGATTTTGTGCCGAAGGGGATCAGTTATTGTTGGTATATGAATACATGGAAAACAATTGTCTTGCCCGTGCTTTGTTTG GCCGTGATCAAAATCAGATCTTCCTGGACTGGAAAATGAGAGTTAACATATGTATCGGAATTGCTAGAGGTATAGAGTTTCTTCATGAGTACTCGACTCTCAAGATTGTACATAGGGATATTAAAGCTACAAATGTTCTTCTTGACGGAGAGCTGAATCCAAAAATTTCCGACTTTGGATTGGCTAAGCTtggtgaaaatgataaaacccaTATCAGCACACGCGTGGCAGGAACAAT AGGATATATGGCTCCAGAATATGCATTATGGGGTCACCTAAGCTACAAGGTTGATGTCTATAGTTTCGGAATTGTGATTTTGGAAATCGTCAGCGGAAGGAGCAATAGCAGTTATGTGCCAAATGATGACTTCTTTTGTCTTCTAGATTGG GCATGTCACTTAAGACAGAGTTGTAACTATGTGGAACTAGTTGACCAAAGGTTAGGGTGTAATTACGACATCGAAGAAGCAGAGAAAATGGTGAATGTTGCTCTTCTTTGCACTAATGCTGCCGCCTCAGAAAGGCCTATCATGTCCGAGGTAGTGAGCATGCTCGAAGGCAGAATGGAGATACCAGATCGAGTTCCCGATTTTCAAGATTACACTAACGACCTTAGATTTAAAAGCGTAAGAGGTATCCATTACACCGGTGCATCAAAATAG
- the LOC130824258 gene encoding probable LRR receptor-like serine/threonine-protein kinase RFK1 isoform X1 — translation MMTSPFSLLMVLLGFLLSPIQSKLVEDEVIVLHEILQTMGATNWNFDSASCPIQLVGGTPQLPLNAESKIECDCQHENNTCHAVKIVLKGYSLPGILPRELAKLSYLQEVDLAYNYLSGGIPVEWALMQLKFISLLANRLSGEIPKELGNMGSLTTLSLEANQFTGRIPDELGKLVNLETLMLSSNKLSGSLPHSLAGLINLKDFRINDNSFDGVIPVYIKNWKKLNRLEMHASGLMGPIPSALSSLDGLTELRISDIHGSSQKFPDLSNMTGLERLVLRNCNLAGEIPAYLWKMNKLKMLDVSFNKLVGEIPDDTSAKDLKYIFLTGNMLSGNIHSSLLQDGRNIDLSYNKFTWQDPGQPTCGENMKFNINLYRSSATGANLKGVLPCSKSIECPRYVCSLHVNCGGDDFIAEDDNRMVTYEGDGGVQGGIVTYFRNKENYWGFSSTGDFMDDADLLSIRHITKRPRSNLSDLYTTARISPITLTYFAYCLKNGNYSVKLHFAEIEFTNDRTYNSLGRRVFDIYIQNKLVHKDFNIEDEAHGAQKPAVKFFNTSVSNNVLEIRFNWAGRGTTRIPTRGVYGPLISAISVNPVSGHCSSDRKHKRIIYISVGVFSFILVILALLLLWWKGCLRVGKRNKQYLGGLQLQVGGYTLEQIKTATNNFNPSNKIGEGGFGPVYKGLLPNGIRIAVKQLSSKSKQGNHEFLNEIGMITCLQHPNLVRLLGFCAEGDQLLLVYEYMENNCLARALFGRDQNQIFLDWKMRVNICIGIARGIEFLHEYSTLKIVHRDIKATNVLLDGELNPKISDFGLAKLGENDKTHISTRVAGTIGYMAPEYALWGHLSYKVDVYSFGIVILEIVSGRSNSSYVPNDDFFCLLDWACHLRQSCNYVELVDQRLGCNYDIEEAEKMVNVALLCTNAAASERPIMSEVVSMLEGRMEIPDRVPDFQDYTNDLRFKSVRGIHYTGASK, via the exons TGATCGTTCTTCACGAAATATTGCAAACAATGGGTGCCACGAACTGGAATTTCGATAGTGCTTCTTGTCCAATTCAATTGGTTGGCGGAACACCACAATTACCACTAAATGCTGAAAGCAAAATAGAGTGTGATTGTCAGCATGAGAACAACACTTGCCATGCTGTAAAAAT AGTTCTCAAGGGTTACAGTCTACCTGGGATTCTTCCACGTGAACTGGCGAAGCTTTCTTATCTCCAAGAAGT TGATTTGGCGTACAACTATCTATCTGGCGGAATTCCTGTGGAGTGGGCTTTGATGCAGTTAAAATTTAT CTCTCTACTTGCAAACCGGTTATCTGGTGAGATCCCGAAGGAGCTAGGAAATATGGGAAGTCTCACTACCCT GAGTCTCGAGGCCAACCAATTTACAGGCCGAATTCCCGATGAGCTAGGGAAATTAGTCAACTTGGAGACTTT GATGCTGTCCTCGAATAAGTTAAGTGGATCACTGCCTCACTCACTTGCTGGCCTGATAAATTTAAAGGATTT TCGGATTAATGATAATAGCTTTGATGGAGTCATACCcgtttatataaaaaattggaAGAAGCTTAATAGATT GGAAATGCACGCAAGTGGACTTATGGGGCCTATTCCATCTGCATTATCCTCCTTAGATGGACTAACTGAATT GAGAATAAGTGATATCCACGGGTCTAGTCAGAAATTTCCAGATCTGAGCAATATGACTGGCCTAGAAAGACT TGTGCTGAGGAACTGCAACTTAGCTGGAGAGATTCCAGCATACCTTTGGAAGATGAATAAGTTGAAAATGCT TGATGTTAGCTTTAACAAGTTAGTGGGAGAAATTCCAGATGACACAAGTGCGAAGGACCTGAAGTATAT ATTTTTGACGGGCAACATGCTTAGTGGAaacattcattcttctttgttgcAGGATGGAAGGAACAT TGATCTGTCTTACAATAAATTCACATGGCAAGATCCTGGGCAGCCCACTTGTGGTGAAAATAT GAAATTTAACATAAACTTATACCGAAGCTCTGCTACTGGTGCTAACTT AAAGGGAGTGCTTCCTTGCTCAAAGAGCATTGAATGCCCACGAT ATGTCTGTTCTTTACATGTTAATTGTGGTGGAGATGATTTTATAGCCGAAGATGACAACAGAATGGTTACATATGAAGGAGATGGAGGTGTTCAAGGCGGAATAGTCACATATTTCAGGAACAAGGAAAATTACTGGGGATTTAGTTCCACTGGTGATTTCATGGATGATGCTGATTTGTTAAGTATACGGCATATTACGAAGCGGCCTAGAAGTAATTTATCTGATTTATACACGACTGCACGTATTTCCCCAATTACCCTTACGTATTTCGCCTACTGCCTGAAGAATGGTAATTATTCTGTTAAATTGCACTTCGCTGAGATTGAGTTCACAAACGACAGAACGTACAACAGTCTTGGGAGGCGTGTTTTTGATATTTACATCCAG AACAAATTAGTTCACAAGGATTTCAATATTGAAGATGAGGCTCATGGAGCTCAGAAGCCAGCAGTCAAATTTTTTAACACAAGTGTTTCAAATAATGTTTTGGAGATTCGATTTAACTGGGCTGGTAGAGGGACAACAAGAATTCCTACCAGAGGAGTTTATGGGCCTCTCATTTCAGCTATATCTGTCAATCCTG TTTCTGGACACTGCTCGAGTGACAGGAAGCACAAAAGAATTATTTACATCTCTGTTGGAGTCTTCTCGTTTATCTTGGTCATTTTGGCTTTGCTTCTTCTCTGGTGGAAAGGCTGCCTAAGAGTCGGGAAAAGGAATAAACAAT ATCTTGGGGGACTGCAATTACAAGTTGGTGGGTATACATTGGAACAAATCAAAACTGCGACAAATAATTTCAATCCTTCGAACAAAATAGGCGAAGGTGGTTTTGGACCTGTTTATAAG GGTTTATTGCCAAATGGAATTCGTATTGCGGTGAAGCAGCTTTCTTCTAAATCAAAGCAAGGAAATCACGAGTTTCTGAATGAGATTGGCATGATTACTTGTTTGCAGCACCCAAATCTTGTTAGGTTACTCGGATTTTGTGCCGAAGGGGATCAGTTATTGTTGGTATATGAATACATGGAAAACAATTGTCTTGCCCGTGCTTTGTTTG GCCGTGATCAAAATCAGATCTTCCTGGACTGGAAAATGAGAGTTAACATATGTATCGGAATTGCTAGAGGTATAGAGTTTCTTCATGAGTACTCGACTCTCAAGATTGTACATAGGGATATTAAAGCTACAAATGTTCTTCTTGACGGAGAGCTGAATCCAAAAATTTCCGACTTTGGATTGGCTAAGCTtggtgaaaatgataaaacccaTATCAGCACACGCGTGGCAGGAACAAT AGGATATATGGCTCCAGAATATGCATTATGGGGTCACCTAAGCTACAAGGTTGATGTCTATAGTTTCGGAATTGTGATTTTGGAAATCGTCAGCGGAAGGAGCAATAGCAGTTATGTGCCAAATGATGACTTCTTTTGTCTTCTAGATTGG GCATGTCACTTAAGACAGAGTTGTAACTATGTGGAACTAGTTGACCAAAGGTTAGGGTGTAATTACGACATCGAAGAAGCAGAGAAAATGGTGAATGTTGCTCTTCTTTGCACTAATGCTGCCGCCTCAGAAAGGCCTATCATGTCCGAGGTAGTGAGCATGCTCGAAGGCAGAATGGAGATACCAGATCGAGTTCCCGATTTTCAAGATTACACTAACGACCTTAGATTTAAAAGCGTAAGAGGTATCCATTACACCGGTGCATCAAAATAG